The proteins below are encoded in one region of Arthrobacter sp. CJ23:
- a CDS encoding ADP-ribosylglycohydrolase family protein, whose translation MSREKILGCWLGKAVGGTLGQTFEGLEGPLDESFYFPVPAEMVPNDDLDLQVLYACVIDGMSEPAVDRHVIAQAWADHVAFPWNEYGVGMRNLAEGLEPPYTGSFDNWFTCGEGAAIRSELWACLAPGDPDLAGAYAYEDACFDHAGDGIYAAVFLARLQALAFVDDDINRLIDGALAGIPADSAIVAVVNDTRNWVRSGLGWQEVRALIMSTYGRSDFTDVRPNTGFVILGWLAGKDFSERICITNNCGEDTDSSTASLGALLGILDPDSIDSKWLEPIGRDLVLNDEITGITPPPTIDGFTDLVIDLAARLPGTPPTAESSPFDPANHTIPVQIGWTNTTQGKWTVRDQTELPPIDGIIPPVTKPFVSSALLGTCSQLLRTDFEDRILLLRLNVDSRGRKAVRFMFNSTEHYRVWLDGAFLYGAQGSQFQFPAPHMAPVGQFHDFDMPSGEHELTIAIKRPPIDRDKAEWVIALVERPSMLWIENAFRPHL comes from the coding sequence ATGTCACGGGAGAAGATTCTCGGTTGCTGGTTGGGTAAGGCCGTAGGGGGGACGCTGGGCCAGACTTTCGAAGGACTTGAAGGACCTCTCGATGAGAGCTTCTACTTTCCAGTGCCAGCCGAGATGGTGCCGAACGACGACCTCGACCTTCAGGTGCTCTATGCCTGCGTGATCGACGGGATGTCTGAGCCAGCGGTAGATCGTCACGTCATCGCACAGGCGTGGGCCGATCACGTTGCCTTCCCCTGGAATGAGTACGGCGTGGGAATGCGAAACCTCGCCGAAGGACTCGAACCGCCCTATACGGGTTCATTCGACAATTGGTTCACGTGCGGAGAGGGCGCTGCGATCAGGAGTGAACTGTGGGCGTGCCTCGCGCCAGGAGATCCCGACCTCGCCGGCGCATATGCATATGAAGACGCCTGTTTCGACCACGCGGGCGATGGGATCTACGCCGCGGTGTTCCTTGCGCGACTGCAGGCGCTGGCATTCGTCGACGACGACATCAACCGTCTTATCGATGGCGCACTGGCCGGGATCCCTGCAGATTCCGCCATCGTTGCGGTCGTGAATGACACTCGGAATTGGGTGCGATCCGGTCTTGGATGGCAAGAGGTGCGGGCGCTCATCATGTCCACATACGGCCGTTCTGATTTCACGGATGTGCGACCGAACACCGGCTTCGTCATACTTGGGTGGCTGGCTGGTAAGGACTTCAGCGAGCGAATCTGCATCACGAACAACTGCGGTGAGGACACGGACAGCTCCACCGCATCCCTCGGTGCGCTCTTGGGCATCCTCGACCCGGACTCGATCGACTCGAAATGGCTCGAGCCGATCGGACGTGATCTCGTTCTGAACGATGAGATCACGGGAATTACGCCGCCACCGACGATCGATGGTTTCACCGACCTGGTGATCGACCTTGCTGCGCGACTCCCCGGCACGCCTCCCACCGCGGAGAGCTCACCCTTCGATCCCGCTAACCACACGATTCCCGTGCAGATCGGGTGGACGAACACGACGCAGGGAAAGTGGACTGTCCGTGATCAGACAGAGCTCCCGCCCATCGATGGCATTATACCGCCGGTCACGAAGCCGTTCGTATCTTCTGCCCTTTTGGGGACATGCAGTCAGCTGCTGCGCACGGACTTCGAGGATCGAATTCTTCTGCTCCGGCTGAACGTCGACTCGCGCGGCCGGAAAGCCGTGCGGTTCATGTTCAACTCCACCGAGCATTACCGGGTGTGGCTCGATGGAGCCTTTCTCTACGGCGCGCAAGGAAGCCAATTCCAGTTTCCCGCGCCGCATATGGCACCCGTCGGCCAGTTCCATGACTTCGACATGCCCTCAGGCGAACACGAGCTCACGATCGCCATCAAGCGCCCACCCATCGACCGCGACAA